In Oncorhynchus mykiss isolate Arlee chromosome 1, USDA_OmykA_1.1, whole genome shotgun sequence, the following proteins share a genomic window:
- the LOC110520570 gene encoding synaptotagmin 1 isoform X1 has protein sequence MGFRWQRDMRVLPTVDLSIGDLRMPFNEEVKYCILGISVTLFLIAMGILVWQLYHYCSQAPKEPVDDLLSSDGKPAKTEDLYMETQRPNFKVEKLHEEAQRLSRCLSMGSHVELPGLGNQLKGSLRFSLYYDQLQSRLVVTVLEARGLPVRDFSRSVDPFVRVRLLWAKHDNEEEKEEQSSPSLQCVLHEWQSRMVKDSSSPTFGDQFSCSMEEEDVPHTTVRFEVRDFDKFSRHGFLGEVRVSLCDVKISYPLEVLEDLQTPQKDMVGEVLLSLKYLHTLQRLEVGLLKIRALPQQSQKDKVRLYARISVLCNQFKLRHQKSTAKTLCEVTVFNEVMMFTLPDPQIRACCIVVSVYEIHAARKSSKRLVGQVTFGKGKRSEEEHWCLMMRSICQPIAKWHPLLI, from the exons ATG GGTTTTAGATGGCAGAGAGACATGCGTGTCCTTCCCACTGTAGACCTGTCTATTGGGGACCTACGCATGCCCTTCAATGAAGAGGTCAAGTACTGTATCCTGGGAATCTCTGTAACCCTCTTCCTGATTGCTATGGGCATTCTGGTGTGGCAGTTATACCACTACTGCTCACAGGCTCCAAAGGAACCTG TGGATGACTTACTTTCATCTGATGGAAAGCCAGCAAAGACAGAAGACCTCTACATGGAAACCCAGAGGCCTAATTTTAAG GTGGAGAAGCTCCATGAAGAGGCACAGAGGTTGAGCCGTTGCCTGTCCATGGGCAGCCATGTGGAGCTGCCTGGCCTGGGGAACCAGCTGAAGGGCTCCCTGCGCTTCTCCCTCTACTATGACCAGCTGCAGTCCAGACTGGTGGTCACCGTCCTGGAGGCCCGGGGCCTGCCGGTCAGGGACTTCAGCCGCAGTGTGGACCCCTTTGTGAGGGTTCGGCTGCTATGGGCCAAGCATGAtaatgaggaggagaaggaggagcagtcctctccttcactgcagtgTGTGCTCCATGAGTGGCAGTCCCGTATGGTGAAGGACAGCAGCAGCCCTACGTTTGGGGACCAGTTCTCCTGCTctatggaggaggaggatgtcccTCACACCACCGTCAGGTTTGAG GTCAGAGACTTTGATAAGTTCTCCAGGCATGGGTTCTTGGGAGAGGTCAGAGTTTCTCTGTGTGATGTGAAAATCTCATACCCTCTTGAAGTACTGGAGGATCTACAGACACCACAAAAG GACATGGTTGGAGAGGTGCTTCTCTCTCTAAAGTACCTCCACACCCTCCAGAGACTGGAGGTGGGTCTGCTGAAGATCAGGGCACTGCCTCAGCAAAGTCAAAAAGACAAAG TTCGGTTGTATGCCCGGATCAGTGTCCTCTGCAACCAGTTCAAGCTGCGGCACCAGAAGTCCACTGCTAAGACCCTGTGTGAAGTGACCGTCTTCAACGAAGTCATGATGTTCACCCTGCCAGACCCACAGATCAGGGCGTGCTGCATTGTGGTCTCTGTGTACGAGATCCATGCAGCCAGGAAGTCATCCAAACGCCTGGTTGGCCAGGTCACCtttggaaagggaaagaggtcAGAGGAGGAACACTGGTGTTTGATGATGCGATCAATTTGTCAGCCAATAGCAAAGTGGCATCCATTGTTGATCTGA
- the LOC110520570 gene encoding synaptotagmin 1 isoform X2 — protein sequence MRVLPTVDLSIGDLRMPFNEEVKYCILGISVTLFLIAMGILVWQLYHYCSQAPKEPVDDLLSSDGKPAKTEDLYMETQRPNFKVEKLHEEAQRLSRCLSMGSHVELPGLGNQLKGSLRFSLYYDQLQSRLVVTVLEARGLPVRDFSRSVDPFVRVRLLWAKHDNEEEKEEQSSPSLQCVLHEWQSRMVKDSSSPTFGDQFSCSMEEEDVPHTTVRFEVRDFDKFSRHGFLGEVRVSLCDVKISYPLEVLEDLQTPQKDMVGEVLLSLKYLHTLQRLEVGLLKIRALPQQSQKDKVRLYARISVLCNQFKLRHQKSTAKTLCEVTVFNEVMMFTLPDPQIRACCIVVSVYEIHAARKSSKRLVGQVTFGKGKRSEEEHWCLMMRSICQPIAKWHPLLI from the exons ATGCGTGTCCTTCCCACTGTAGACCTGTCTATTGGGGACCTACGCATGCCCTTCAATGAAGAGGTCAAGTACTGTATCCTGGGAATCTCTGTAACCCTCTTCCTGATTGCTATGGGCATTCTGGTGTGGCAGTTATACCACTACTGCTCACAGGCTCCAAAGGAACCTG TGGATGACTTACTTTCATCTGATGGAAAGCCAGCAAAGACAGAAGACCTCTACATGGAAACCCAGAGGCCTAATTTTAAG GTGGAGAAGCTCCATGAAGAGGCACAGAGGTTGAGCCGTTGCCTGTCCATGGGCAGCCATGTGGAGCTGCCTGGCCTGGGGAACCAGCTGAAGGGCTCCCTGCGCTTCTCCCTCTACTATGACCAGCTGCAGTCCAGACTGGTGGTCACCGTCCTGGAGGCCCGGGGCCTGCCGGTCAGGGACTTCAGCCGCAGTGTGGACCCCTTTGTGAGGGTTCGGCTGCTATGGGCCAAGCATGAtaatgaggaggagaaggaggagcagtcctctccttcactgcagtgTGTGCTCCATGAGTGGCAGTCCCGTATGGTGAAGGACAGCAGCAGCCCTACGTTTGGGGACCAGTTCTCCTGCTctatggaggaggaggatgtcccTCACACCACCGTCAGGTTTGAG GTCAGAGACTTTGATAAGTTCTCCAGGCATGGGTTCTTGGGAGAGGTCAGAGTTTCTCTGTGTGATGTGAAAATCTCATACCCTCTTGAAGTACTGGAGGATCTACAGACACCACAAAAG GACATGGTTGGAGAGGTGCTTCTCTCTCTAAAGTACCTCCACACCCTCCAGAGACTGGAGGTGGGTCTGCTGAAGATCAGGGCACTGCCTCAGCAAAGTCAAAAAGACAAAG TTCGGTTGTATGCCCGGATCAGTGTCCTCTGCAACCAGTTCAAGCTGCGGCACCAGAAGTCCACTGCTAAGACCCTGTGTGAAGTGACCGTCTTCAACGAAGTCATGATGTTCACCCTGCCAGACCCACAGATCAGGGCGTGCTGCATTGTGGTCTCTGTGTACGAGATCCATGCAGCCAGGAAGTCATCCAAACGCCTGGTTGGCCAGGTCACCtttggaaagggaaagaggtcAGAGGAGGAACACTGGTGTTTGATGATGCGATCAATTTGTCAGCCAATAGCAAAGTGGCATCCATTGTTGATCTGA